One window of the Fusobacterium animalis 7_1 genome contains the following:
- a CDS encoding replication-associated recombination protein A: MNLFQKNYKNVEPLAYKLRPKSLDDFVGQEKLLGKDGVITRLILNSTLSNSIFYGPPGCGKSSLGEIISNTLDCNFEKLNATTASVSDIRNVVETARRNIELYNKRTILFLDEIHRFNKNQQDALLSYTEDGTLTLIGATTENPYYNINNALLSRVMVFEFKALTNEDILKLINKGLNFLNISMSDKIKEIIVDISQGDSRIALNYVEMYNNIHTQMSEDEIFSIFKERQVSFDKKQDKYDMISAFIKSVRGSDPDAAVYWLARLLDGGEDPKYMARRLFIEASEDIGMANPEALLIASAAMNACEKIGMPEVRIILAHATIYLAISSKSNSVYEAIDGALADIKKGELQEVPINICHDNVGYKYPHNYTDNFVKQKYMNKKKKYYKPSNNKNEKMIAEKLNKLWNE; this comes from the coding sequence ATGAATTTATTTCAAAAAAATTATAAAAATGTTGAACCTCTTGCATATAAATTACGACCAAAAAGTTTAGATGACTTCGTAGGACAGGAAAAACTTTTAGGAAAAGATGGGGTAATCACAAGACTTATTTTAAATTCTACTCTATCCAATTCCATTTTTTATGGACCTCCCGGTTGTGGAAAAAGTAGTTTAGGAGAAATTATTTCCAATACTTTAGATTGTAATTTTGAAAAATTAAATGCTACCACTGCAAGTGTTTCAGATATAAGAAATGTGGTTGAAACAGCTAGAAGAAATATAGAACTTTACAATAAAAGAACTATATTATTTTTAGATGAAATTCATAGATTTAATAAAAATCAACAGGATGCTCTACTTTCTTATACAGAAGATGGAACACTTACTCTTATAGGAGCAACAACAGAAAATCCTTATTACAATATAAATAATGCCTTACTTTCAAGAGTTATGGTTTTTGAGTTTAAAGCTCTTACCAATGAAGATATTTTAAAATTGATAAATAAAGGATTAAATTTTTTAAATATAAGTATGAGTGATAAAATAAAAGAAATAATTGTTGATATATCACAAGGAGATTCAAGAATAGCCTTAAATTATGTTGAAATGTATAATAACATACATACTCAAATGAGTGAAGATGAAATTTTTTCTATTTTTAAAGAAAGACAAGTTTCTTTTGATAAAAAGCAAGATAAATATGATATGATTTCAGCCTTTATAAAATCTGTAAGGGGAAGCGACCCTGATGCAGCAGTATATTGGCTTGCTAGACTTTTAGATGGTGGAGAAGATCCAAAATATATGGCAAGAAGATTATTTATTGAGGCAAGTGAAGATATAGGAATGGCAAACCCAGAGGCACTTTTAATTGCAAGTGCAGCTATGAATGCTTGTGAGAAAATAGGCATGCCAGAAGTTAGAATAATTTTGGCTCATGCTACTATATATCTTGCAATTTCTTCTAAATCAAATTCCGTATATGAAGCAATAGATGGTGCATTAGCTGATATTAAAAAGGGAGAATTACAAGAAGTTCCAATAAATATTTGCCATGATAATGTAGGATACAAATATCCACATAACTACACTGATAATTTTGTTAAACAAAAATATATGAATAAAAAGAAAAAATATTATAAACCTAGTAATAATAAAAATGAAAAAATGATAGCTGAAAAATTAAACAAATTATGGAATGAATAG
- the hisS gene encoding histidine--tRNA ligase, producing MKLIKAVRGTKDIIGEEAKKYVYISNVAQKMFENYGYNFVKTPIFEETELFKRGIGEATDVVEKEMYTFKDRGDRSITLRPENTASLVRCYLENAIYAKEEISRFYYNGSMFRYERPQAGRQREFNQIGLEVFGEKSPKVDAEVIAIGYKFLKKLGISDLEVKINSVGSKESRTIYREKLIEHFSKHLDDMCDDCKDRINRNPLRLLDCKVDKDKDFYKSAPNIIDFLFEDERKHYEDVKKYLDVFGIKYTEDPTLVRGLDYYSSTVFEIVTNKLGSQGTVLGGGRYDNLLKELGDKDIPAVGFATGVERIMMLLGENYPKNNPDVYIAWLGENTSETALKIAESLRDNDIKVYIDYSEKGMKSHMKKADKLSVRYCIILGEDELNKGIVLLKDFSTREQKEVKIEEIVNQIK from the coding sequence ATGAAATTAATAAAAGCTGTAAGAGGAACAAAGGATATTATTGGAGAAGAAGCTAAAAAATATGTTTACATTTCAAATGTAGCCCAAAAAATGTTTGAAAACTATGGTTACAATTTTGTAAAAACACCAATTTTTGAAGAAACTGAGTTATTTAAAAGAGGAATAGGAGAAGCAACTGATGTTGTTGAAAAAGAAATGTATACTTTTAAAGATAGAGGAGATAGATCTATAACTTTAAGACCTGAAAATACTGCTTCTCTTGTTAGATGTTATCTTGAAAATGCTATTTATGCGAAAGAAGAGATTAGTAGATTTTACTATAATGGTTCAATGTTTAGATATGAAAGACCTCAAGCTGGAAGACAAAGAGAATTTAATCAAATAGGTCTTGAAGTATTTGGAGAAAAGTCTCCAAAGGTTGATGCAGAAGTTATTGCTATTGGATATAAATTTCTTAAAAAATTAGGTATAAGTGATTTGGAAGTAAAAATCAATTCAGTTGGATCTAAAGAATCTCGTACAATTTATAGGGAAAAATTGATAGAACACTTTTCAAAACACTTAGATGATATGTGTGATGACTGTAAAGATAGAATTAATAGAAATCCTTTAAGACTTTTAGATTGTAAAGTTGACAAAGATAAAGATTTCTATAAGTCTGCTCCAAATATTATAGATTTTCTTTTTGAAGATGAAAGGAAACATTATGAGGATGTTAAAAAATATTTAGATGTATTTGGAATAAAATACACAGAAGATCCAACTCTTGTTAGAGGACTTGATTATTATTCAAGTACAGTTTTTGAAATTGTAACTAATAAACTTGGTTCACAAGGAACAGTTTTAGGTGGTGGAAGATATGATAATCTTCTAAAAGAATTAGGAGATAAAGATATTCCTGCTGTTGGTTTTGCAACTGGTGTTGAAAGAATTATGATGCTTCTTGGAGAAAATTATCCTAAGAATAACCCAGATGTATATATTGCTTGGCTTGGTGAAAATACTTCAGAAACTGCATTAAAAATTGCTGAATCTTTAAGAGACAATGATATAAAAGTTTATATAGATTATTCAGAAAAAGGAATGAAATCTCATATGAAAAAAGCAGATAAATTATCTGTGAGATACTGTATTATCCTTGGAGAAGATGAGCTTAATAAAGGTATAGTTTTATTAAAAGATTTTTCTACAAGAGAACAAAAAGAAGTAAAAATTGAAGAAATTGTAAATCAAATTAAATAG
- the aspS gene encoding aspartate--tRNA ligase — MVYRTHNLGELRLKNIGEVVTLSGWVDTKRNVSTSLTFIDLRDREGKTQIVFNNVLLSEKVLEEVQKLKSESVIRVVGEVKERSNKNLNIPTGEIEVFAKEIEILNACDTLPFQISGIDDNLSENMRLTYRYLDIRRSKMLNNLKMRHRMIMSIRNYMDKAGFLDVDTPVLTKSTPEGARDFLVPSRTNPGTFYALPQSPQLFKQLLMIGGVEKYFQIAKCFRDEDLRADRQPEFTQLDIEMSFVEKEDVMNEIEGLAKYVFKNVTGEEANYTFQRMPYAEAMDRFGSDKPDLRFGVELKDLSDIVKNSSFNAFSSTVQNGGLVKAVVAPNANEKFSRKIISEYEEYVKTYFGAKGLAYIKLTADGITSPIAKFLSEDEMKAIIEKTQAKTGDVIFIVADKKKVVVSALGALRLKIGKDLDLINKDDFKFLWVVDFPMFDYDEEEQRYKAEHHPFTSIKAEDLDKFLAGQTEDIRTNTYDLVLNGSEIGGGSIRIFNPKIQSMVFDRLGLSQEEAKAKFGFFLDAFKYGAPPHGGLAFGIDRWLMVMLKEESIRDVIPFPKTNKGQCLMTEAPNTVDEKQLEELFIKSTYEK, encoded by the coding sequence ATGGTATACAGAACACATAATTTAGGTGAGTTAAGATTAAAAAATATTGGAGAGGTTGTAACTCTATCTGGCTGGGTAGATACAAAAAGAAATGTAAGTACAAGTCTTACATTTATTGATTTAAGAGATAGAGAAGGAAAAACTCAAATAGTTTTTAACAATGTACTTCTATCAGAAAAAGTTTTAGAAGAAGTACAAAAATTAAAGTCAGAATCTGTCATCAGAGTAGTGGGAGAAGTAAAGGAAAGATCAAATAAAAATCTTAATATTCCAACAGGAGAAATAGAAGTTTTTGCAAAAGAAATTGAAATTTTAAATGCTTGTGATACTTTACCTTTTCAAATTTCTGGTATAGATGATAATTTAAGTGAAAATATGAGATTGACATATAGATATCTTGATATTAGAAGAAGCAAGATGTTAAATAACTTAAAAATGCGTCATAGAATGATAATGTCTATTAGAAATTATATGGATAAGGCAGGTTTCTTAGATGTAGATACCCCTGTACTTACAAAATCTACTCCTGAGGGAGCAAGAGATTTTTTAGTTCCTAGTAGAACAAACCCAGGAACATTTTACGCTCTACCTCAATCTCCACAACTTTTTAAACAACTTTTAATGATAGGTGGAGTTGAAAAATATTTCCAAATAGCTAAATGTTTTAGAGATGAAGATTTAAGAGCAGATAGACAACCTGAATTTACACAACTTGATATTGAGATGTCTTTTGTAGAAAAAGAAGATGTTATGAATGAAATAGAAGGTTTAGCAAAATATGTATTTAAAAATGTAACTGGTGAAGAAGCTAACTATACTTTCCAAAGAATGCCTTATGCAGAAGCTATGGATAGATTTGGTTCTGATAAACCAGATTTAAGATTTGGAGTTGAATTAAAAGATTTATCTGACATAGTTAAGAATTCTTCTTTTAATGCTTTCAGTTCTACTGTTCAAAATGGTGGACTTGTTAAAGCAGTTGTTGCACCAAATGCTAATGAAAAATTTTCAAGAAAAATTATTTCTGAATACGAAGAATATGTTAAAACATATTTTGGAGCAAAAGGACTTGCCTATATAAAACTTACTGCTGATGGAATAACTTCTCCTATTGCTAAGTTTTTAAGCGAAGATGAAATGAAAGCAATAATTGAAAAAACGCAAGCTAAAACAGGAGATGTAATTTTTATAGTTGCTGATAAGAAAAAAGTTGTTGTTTCTGCACTTGGAGCATTGAGATTAAAAATAGGTAAAGATTTAGATTTAATAAACAAAGATGATTTTAAATTCCTATGGGTTGTTGATTTCCCAATGTTTGATTACGATGAAGAAGAACAAAGATATAAGGCAGAACATCACCCTTTTACTTCTATAAAAGCAGAAGATTTAGATAAATTCTTAGCTGGACAAACAGAAGATATTAGAACTAACACTTATGATTTAGTTTTAAATGGTTCTGAAATAGGTGGAGGTTCTATAAGAATATTTAATCCAAAAATTCAATCTATGGTGTTTGATAGATTAGGACTTTCACAAGAAGAAGCAAAAGCTAAATTTGGTTTCTTCTTAGATGCTTTTAAATATGGTGCACCTCCTCATGGTGGACTAGCATTTGGTATAGATAGATGGCTTATGGTTATGTTAAAAGAAGAATCTATAAGAGATGTAATTCCTTTCCCTAAAACAAATAAAGGACAATGTTTAATGACAGAAGCTCCTAACACTGTTGATGAAAAACAATTGGAAGAATTATTTATAAAATCTACTTATGAAAAATAA
- a CDS encoding ABC transporter substrate-binding protein, with protein sequence MKKILKIGISVIAVTLMFSFLGCEKNSSEIKEASKIERLENKEEVIVGVGQSMLEKGFDPCKGWGNYGVTLIQSKLLDFDFENNIIKDLAENYEVSEDGKTWIFKIREDVKFSDGQKLTAKDVAFTFNKTKEIGTTFDFKLLEKAEALDDKTVKFTFSAPCSTFIYNAANLGIVAEHAYKDTNTYSLNPIGSGPYKVVIYTQGQQLILDRNEEYYGTKPKFKRLTLVTMTPDTALASIKAGDIDIVNVSEAMAQEKVENYSILATKTMDFRAISMPTIKKSEKLTEKGNPMGNDVTSDIAIRKAINYGVDRQEIIENVLYGYGEVIFDFFDSLPWGIKDEIRKEFKNGDIAKANEILDKAGWKMKDDGIREKDGVKAEFRLLYPASDDTRQSCAEAFAVQCKKIGINVIPEGSDWTEMEKRQSSDACVIGGGQYTPEVVARFYFSERIGGPWSNIVRENNPTVDEHIRAAYLATDEKVAIKNWQKALWDGKEGGSVLGDAPYCTICYLEHLYFVRDGLDLGRQKLHTHARDLSLMANIEEWDFKK encoded by the coding sequence ATGAAAAAGATTCTAAAAATTGGTATTTCTGTAATAGCTGTAACTCTGATGTTTAGTTTTTTAGGTTGTGAGAAAAATTCATCTGAAATTAAAGAAGCAAGTAAAATTGAAAGATTAGAAAATAAAGAAGAGGTTATAGTAGGAGTAGGTCAGTCTATGTTAGAAAAGGGATTTGATCCTTGTAAAGGCTGGGGAAATTATGGTGTAACTTTAATACAATCTAAATTACTAGATTTTGATTTTGAAAATAATATTATTAAAGATCTTGCTGAAAATTATGAAGTAAGTGAAGATGGTAAAACTTGGATTTTTAAAATAAGAGAAGATGTAAAATTTAGTGATGGTCAAAAATTGACAGCAAAAGATGTAGCTTTCACATTTAATAAGACTAAAGAAATAGGAACTACTTTTGATTTTAAATTGTTAGAAAAAGCTGAAGCATTAGATGACAAAACTGTTAAATTTACTTTTTCTGCTCCATGTTCAACTTTTATTTACAATGCAGCTAATTTAGGCATTGTTGCAGAACATGCATATAAAGATACTAATACATATAGCTTAAATCCTATAGGCTCAGGACCATATAAAGTTGTGATTTATACACAAGGTCAACAACTTATTTTAGATAGAAATGAAGAATATTATGGGACAAAACCTAAATTTAAAAGATTAACCTTAGTAACAATGACTCCGGATACAGCCTTAGCATCAATAAAAGCAGGAGACATAGATATTGTAAATGTAAGTGAAGCTATGGCTCAAGAAAAAGTTGAAAATTATAGTATTTTAGCCACTAAAACAATGGATTTTAGGGCTATTTCTATGCCTACAATTAAAAAATCAGAAAAACTTACTGAAAAAGGTAATCCTATGGGAAATGATGTGACATCAGATATAGCAATTCGTAAAGCCATAAATTATGGAGTAGATAGGCAAGAAATTATTGAAAATGTTCTTTATGGATATGGAGAAGTTATTTTTGATTTCTTTGATTCATTACCTTGGGGAATTAAAGATGAAATAAGAAAAGAATTTAAAAATGGTGATATAGCAAAAGCTAATGAAATATTAGATAAGGCAGGTTGGAAAATGAAAGATGATGGTATTCGTGAAAAAGATGGAGTTAAAGCAGAATTTAGATTACTTTATCCAGCTTCAGATGATACTAGACAATCTTGTGCAGAAGCTTTTGCAGTTCAATGTAAAAAAATTGGTATTAATGTTATTCCTGAAGGTTCAGATTGGACAGAAATGGAAAAAAGACAATCTTCAGATGCCTGTGTAATTGGTGGAGGACAATATACACCAGAAGTTGTTGCAAGATTTTATTTTAGTGAAAGAATAGGTGGACCTTGGTCTAATATTGTAAGAGAAAATAACCCTACTGTTGATGAACATATTAGAGCTGCCTATTTAGCAACAGATGAAAAAGTTGCTATAAAAAATTGGCAAAAGGCTTTATGGGATGGAAAAGAAGGAGGAAGTGTATTAGGAGATGCTCCATACTGTACAATTTGTTATTTGGAACATTTATATTTTGTAAGAGATGGTTTAGATTTAGGAAGACAAAAATTGCACACTCATGCTAGAGATTTATCACTTATGGCAAATATAGAAGAATGGGATTTTAAAAAATAA
- a CDS encoding ABC transporter permease — MKKIIWQIAKLFFLLFAISIITFLLMKLTPIDPVSSYLGADSNVTQEQYDYLVKVWGLDQPSIVQYFNWVKGALTGNMGDSFIYNKPVSELISKAASNTFMLMLTSWLLSGIIGFILGIVAAAYHGRVIDQIIQKISYLFASMPTFWFAILMLMFFAVKLGWFPVGMSAPIGVIDKDISLWDRIHHMILPAMTLSILGISKIALHTREKLIDVLNSEYFLYSKVNGEKLWEFIRKHGIRNILLPAVTIQFASISELFGGSVLVENVFSYAGLGNITKIAGVKGDMPLLLAITLVSAIFVFVGNLCANILYPIIDPRIREGMYNDR; from the coding sequence ATGAAAAAAATTATATGGCAAATAGCTAAGCTGTTCTTTTTGTTATTTGCTATTTCTATTATAACTTTCTTGTTGATGAAGTTAACACCAATAGATCCTGTTTCTAGTTATTTAGGAGCTGATAGTAATGTTACACAAGAACAATATGACTATTTAGTTAAAGTATGGGGTTTAGATCAGCCTTCAATAGTTCAATATTTTAATTGGGTAAAAGGAGCACTAACTGGAAATATGGGAGATTCTTTTATATATAACAAACCAGTATCTGAATTGATTTCTAAAGCTGCTAGTAATACTTTTATGCTTATGTTAACTTCATGGCTTCTATCAGGGATAATAGGTTTTATCTTAGGAATAGTTGCTGCAGCCTATCATGGAAGAGTCATAGACCAAATAATACAAAAAATATCATACTTATTTGCATCAATGCCTACTTTTTGGTTTGCTATTCTTATGTTGATGTTTTTTGCAGTTAAATTAGGTTGGTTTCCTGTAGGAATGTCTGCACCTATTGGTGTTATAGACAAAGATATATCACTATGGGATAGAATTCATCATATGATTCTACCAGCTATGACATTAAGTATTTTAGGAATATCAAAAATTGCATTACATACAAGAGAAAAACTTATAGATGTTTTAAATAGTGAATATTTTTTATATTCTAAAGTAAATGGAGAAAAGTTATGGGAATTTATTAGAAAACATGGTATTAGAAATATACTTTTACCAGCAGTAACTATCCAATTTGCATCTATCAGCGAACTTTTTGGAGGTTCTGTGCTTGTTGAAAATGTATTTTCATATGCAGGTTTAGGGAATATAACTAAAATTGCTGGAGTAAAAGGAGATATGCCTTTACTCCTTGCAATAACTTTAGTATCTGCAATATTTGTATTTGTAGGAAATTTATGTGCAAACATTCTGTATCCTATTATAGATCCTAGAATAAGGGAGGGAATGTATAATGATAGATAA
- a CDS encoding ABC transporter permease, whose amino-acid sequence MIDNTLLQKKSNYKKLNLRQKTLLYIVVSVVFLLIILIWGGFMDKNSYGVDFTVRNNPPSLKHIFGTDWMGRDMLTRTIKGLSTSLIIGVVASLVSCVFAVIIGSACAIFGKKIDKFFLWLIDLFQGMPHLILLVLISILTGKGTMGILVGVALTHWTTLSRIIRAEILSIKGEPYIVIAKKLGTSNVKIASKHILPHIIPQFIVGVVLLFPHAILHEAGITFLGFGLPPEEPAIGVILSESMRYITSGYWWLAFFPGLALMLMVFAFDAIGHNLEKIINPNTGQE is encoded by the coding sequence ATGATAGATAATACTTTACTCCAAAAAAAATCTAATTATAAGAAATTAAATTTAAGGCAAAAAACCTTACTATATATAGTAGTATCAGTAGTCTTTCTTTTAATTATTTTAATATGGGGAGGATTTATGGATAAAAATAGCTATGGAGTAGACTTCACTGTTCGGAATAATCCTCCTAGTTTAAAACATATATTTGGAACTGATTGGATGGGAAGAGATATGTTAACACGAACTATAAAAGGGCTTAGTACTAGCTTAATTATAGGGGTAGTTGCATCACTTGTTAGTTGTGTATTTGCAGTAATAATTGGTTCGGCATGTGCTATATTTGGAAAAAAAATTGATAAATTTTTTTTATGGCTTATTGATTTATTTCAAGGTATGCCTCATCTTATACTGTTGGTATTAATCTCTATTTTAACAGGTAAAGGAACAATGGGAATATTAGTAGGTGTAGCATTAACTCACTGGACAACCCTATCAAGAATTATAAGAGCAGAAATTTTATCTATTAAAGGAGAGCCATATATAGTAATAGCTAAGAAGTTAGGAACTAGCAATGTTAAAATAGCCTCTAAACATATTTTACCACATATTATTCCTCAATTCATTGTAGGAGTAGTACTATTATTTCCTCATGCAATACTACATGAAGCAGGGATCACATTTCTAGGATTCGGATTGCCACCAGAAGAACCAGCAATAGGAGTTATTTTGTCAGAATCAATGAGATATATTACTTCTGGATATTGGTGGTTAGCTTTTTTTCCAGGTTTGGCTCTTATGCTTATGGTATTTGCTTTTGATGCAATAGGACATAATTTAGAAAAAATTATTAATCCTAATACAGGACAGGAGTAA
- a CDS encoding ABC transporter ATP-binding protein has protein sequence MNILEVKNLNIGFNMYDKLLNQKLHQMVFDLNVTIKKGEILAIAGSSGSGKSLMAHAILGILPKNAVVSAEIKFKNEIVDENRLSQLRGKEITFVPQSIAYLDPLMTIEDQLMRKGINQQDFFKVMDTLGFTKADLSKYPFQLSGGMARRVLIANTILSKADLIIADEPTPGLSLDLAIEVLNHFRNMANDGKGILLITHDIDLVCNVADKMAIFYGGHILETLNTKDFLKGEKYIRHPLTKAFWRALPQNDFEETDMEDIRLQCKKLNLELPSLE, from the coding sequence ATGAATATTTTAGAAGTAAAAAATTTAAATATAGGTTTTAATATGTATGATAAATTATTAAACCAAAAGTTACATCAAATGGTATTTGATTTAAATGTGACTATAAAAAAAGGAGAAATACTAGCAATTGCAGGTTCATCTGGAAGTGGCAAAAGTCTTATGGCACATGCTATTTTAGGAATTTTACCTAAAAATGCAGTGGTGTCTGCTGAAATTAAATTTAAAAATGAAATAGTTGATGAAAATAGGTTATCTCAATTACGAGGAAAAGAAATTACTTTTGTTCCACAATCTATTGCTTATTTAGATCCTTTAATGACTATAGAAGATCAACTTATGAGAAAAGGTATAAATCAGCAAGATTTTTTTAAAGTTATGGATACATTAGGCTTTACTAAGGCTGATTTAAGTAAATACCCTTTTCAATTATCTGGTGGTATGGCGAGGCGTGTATTAATTGCAAATACAATTTTATCAAAAGCAGATTTAATAATTGCAGATGAACCAACTCCTGGGTTAAGTTTAGATTTGGCTATTGAAGTTTTAAATCATTTTAGAAATATGGCAAATGATGGAAAAGGAATTTTACTAATTACTCATGATATAGATTTAGTTTGTAATGTTGCAGATAAAATGGCAATTTTCTATGGAGGGCACATTTTAGAAACTTTAAATACAAAAGATTTTCTAAAAGGAGAAAAATATATTAGACACCCATTAACAAAAGCCTTTTGGAGAGCCTTACCTCAAAATGATTTTGAAGAAACAGATATGGAAGATATTAGACTACAATGTAAAAAGTTGAATTTAGAATTACCAAGTTTAGAATAA
- a CDS encoding ABC transporter ATP-binding protein — translation MLEIKNISFNYLKGMPILKDISLNIKAGEIVGIFGSSGCGKSTLAKIMAGILKPSKGTILVDGKELEEEGYCSVQLIYQHPEKATNPKWKMDKILNEGWIVDNETMQKMGIQSYWLTRWPQELSGGELQRFCITRALGPKTKYLIADEITTMLDALTQVKIWKNLITTAKEKNIGMIVVTHNKFLADRICDRIISLENLNSMDC, via the coding sequence ATGTTAGAAATAAAAAATATTTCATTTAATTATTTAAAAGGAATGCCTATTCTTAAAGATATTAGTTTAAATATAAAAGCTGGTGAAATAGTAGGAATTTTTGGTTCTTCAGGTTGTGGAAAAAGTACACTAGCAAAAATAATGGCAGGAATACTTAAACCAAGTAAAGGAACTATACTAGTAGATGGTAAGGAATTGGAAGAAGAGGGGTATTGCTCTGTTCAGCTTATTTATCAACATCCAGAAAAAGCCACTAATCCTAAATGGAAAATGGATAAAATTTTAAATGAAGGTTGGATAGTAGATAATGAGACAATGCAAAAAATGGGAATTCAAAGTTATTGGCTGACAAGGTGGCCTCAAGAATTAAGTGGAGGAGAACTTCAAAGGTTTTGTATCACTAGAGCACTAGGGCCTAAAACTAAATATTTAATTGCGGATGAAATTACTACAATGTTAGATGCATTAACTCAAGTTAAAATATGGAAAAATCTTATCACTACAGCAAAGGAGAAAAACATAGGGATGATTGTGGTCACACATAATAAGTTTTTAGCAGATAGGATTTGTGATAGGATTATTAGTTTAGAAAATTTAAATTCAATGGATTGTTAA